In Spinacia oleracea cultivar Varoflay chromosome 5, BTI_SOV_V1, whole genome shotgun sequence, a single window of DNA contains:
- the LOC110776251 gene encoding putative MO25-like protein At5g47540, whose product MKGLFKSKPRTPAEIVRLTRDLLVQFDMDTIRESKRDEKMVELSKHIRELKCILYGNSESEPVAEACMQLTQEFFKENTLRLVINCIPKLNLEARKDATQIVANLQRQQVQCRLVASDYLERNIDLMDILMTGYENTDMSLHYGSMLRECIRHQVVAKYVLESEHLKKFFEFIQLPNFDIAADAAATFKELLTRHKSTVAEFLSKNYDWFFAEYNSKLLESSNYITRRQAVKLLGDMLLDRSNAATMTKYVSSRDNLRILMNLLRESSKTIQIEAFHVFKLFAANQNKPADITNILVANKSKLLRLLGELKTDKEDEQFDADKAQVMQEIASLEPKELA is encoded by the exons ATGAAGGGACTTTTCAAATCCAAGCCACGAACTCCGGCGGAGATTGTTCGTCTTACTCGCGATCTTCTTGTTCAATTTGATATGGATACTATTCGCGAGAGCAAGCGCGATGAGAAG ATGGTAGAGCTAAGCAAGCACATTCGCGAACtgaaatgtattttatatggAAATAGCGAATCAGAGCCAGTTGCAGAGGCTTGCATGCAGTTGACACAAGAGTTCTTTAAAGAGAACACATTACGTTTGGTGATCAATTGTATTCCCAAATTGAACCTGGAG gctcgTAAAGATGCCACTCAAATTGTTGCTAATTTGCAGAGGCAGCAAGTTCAATGCCGTTTAGTCGCTTCTGATTACCTGGAGAGAAACATAGATCTGATGGATATTCTAATGACAGG ATATGAAAACACAGACATGTCCCTACATTATGGTTCCATGTTGAGGGAGTGCATACGTCATCAAGTTGTGGCGAA ATATGTATTAGAATCAGAGCATTTGAAGAAGTTCTTTGAATTCATTCAGCTCCCAAATTTTGACATTGCTGCTGATGCTGCTGCAACTTTTAAG GAACTCTTGACCAGGCATAAATCTACAGTAGCTGAATTTCTTTCGAAGAACTATGATTGG TTCTTTGCAGAGTATAACtcaaaactgctggaatctagcAACTACATTACCAGAAGGCAAGCAGTCAAG CTGTTGGGGGACATGTTACTTGATCGTAGCAATGCTGCAACCATGACGAAATATGTGAGCTCCAGGGATAATCTACGGATACTTATGAATCTTCTAAGG GAGTCAAGCAAGACCATCCAGATCGAAGCATTTCATGTTTTCAAG CTATTTGCTGCAAATCAAAATAAGCCAGCTGATATCACCAACATCCTTGTTGCAAATAAGAGCAAGCTTCTTCGATTActaggcgaactcaagactgaTAAAG AGGATGAGCAATTTGATGCAGACAAGGCCCAAGTCATGCAGGAAATCGCTTCTCTTGAACCCAAAGAGCTTGCATAA
- the LOC110776252 gene encoding inositol monophosphatase, with the protein MATNVQLSEFLASAVEAAKKAGEVIQKGFYQTKNVEHKGQVDLVTETDKACEDLVFNHLKQYYPDHKFIGEETTAAFGATELTDDPTWIVDPLDGTTNFVHGFPFVCVSIGLTIGKVPTVGVVYNPIMNELFTGVRGQGAFLNGNPIQVSLKDKLVNCLLATETGTKRDIATVDATTNRINSLLFKVRSVRMSGSCAMNLCGIACGRLDLMYEIGYGGAWDVAAGIVIVEEAGGRVFDPSGKDYDITVTRIAASNPLIKNSFTEVFSQAE; encoded by the exons ATGGCGACCAATG TGCAACTCTCAGAGTTCCTTGCTAGTGCTGTTGAGGCTGCCAAGAAAGCTGGCGAA GTAATTCAGAAGGGATTTTATCAGACCAAAAATGTGGAGCATAAAGGCCAG GTGGATTTGGTCACAGAAACTGACAAGGCATGTGAAGATCTTGTCTTCAATCATCTCAAGCAATACTACCCTGATCATAAG TTCATTGGTGAAGAAACTACAGCTGCTTTTGGTGCTACAGAGTTGACGGATGATCCTACATGGATTGTTGATCCACTTGATGGGACAACTAACTTCGTGCATGG GTTCCCGTTTGTTTGTGTTTCTATTGGTCTCACCATTGGAAAAGTCCCAACTGTCGGTGTTGTGTATAATCCAATTATGAATGAG CTGTTCACTGGCGTTCGAGGGCAAGGAGCTTTTCTGAATGGAAACCCCATACAGG TGTCTTTAAAAGATAAACTTGTCAACTGCCTCCTTGCGACAGAG ACTGGTACAAAACGTGATATAGCAACTGTTGATGCCACAACAAACCGAATTAATTCATTGCTTTTCAAG GTGAGATCCGTACGAATGTCAGGGTCGTGTGCAATGAACTTATGTGGTATAGCTTGCGGGAGGCTTGATCTTATGTATGAGATTGGATATGGGGGTGCATG GGATGTGGCAGCTGGTATCGTAATTGTTGAAGAGGCTGGAGGTCGTGTTTTTGACCC GTCTGGCAAAGATTATGATATCACAGTCACGCGAATAGCTGCTTCAAACCCTCTTATTAAGAATTCATTTACTGAGGTTTTTTCACAAGCTGAATGA